In Coleofasciculus chthonoplastes PCC 7420, a single genomic region encodes these proteins:
- a CDS encoding tetratricopeptide repeat protein, giving the protein MNNRLQWWKTGNRKYLGILGLIWLASALCDRLWFALDNSVPAWDQADYLTGALNYWQALQHPEWFSGEWWTNFWQLSSKIPPFTYIATAIIQHVFGRGTDQATLVLLLFHAILIGSVYGLGVQLFNRRVGLWAAGLTVLLPGLYRYRLEFLLDYPLTAVVTLSFFCLTVWRNQGLISSVKFDGDKGKGNDDCLGGHDNVHNNDGVGFRISTQPTKLIGSRSLQSLLWAIIFGLSLGLALMVKQTALFFLFIPIVWVIVGTIRRRYWGRLVQLIVGLLVSGLVFAPWYRTNWLLILTSGKRATLDSAIAEGDPALNTLEAWLYYGKILPFLVSWVLLLVPIVGLILYWRKKERVWGREREDVFSTQRGAEVNAEGRRGFQKGYGLGALRWDFSCGWLAVFLVGGYLLCSLNVNKDARYILPLLSVFSLVLASGLVLWQGGWGKSVRWGTVGFASVLMVLNLFPLGGGFLTKVLAPRVQHFPYFGQPIPLDQVIDEIIQTSPNLQTTLGVLPSTPEINQHNLNYYGALRDFQVYGRQVGVREKQVEQDARSLSWFVTKTGEQGSVPEAQAAIVEKVEKGGEFQLQKTWDLPDGSLLKLYHRHQPFFQVEKVNRKQSIIGTELDPIVGAGLGTNFRYPPINKQQNPPSSPMNEQQNKPLFNSLSLSVVEGLNKIQLNRVIVPETAPPGLPVPVTYEWTGDWQPLQSGIVLLTWHSLEAGYQYQWLHDHGIAMGNLFPKSTNNRQLSTITNPSPKYQVIEQMAMLPPADIPAGTYTLKATYLNRETGETYPISVPAVQIKIDPKASTTPAPELDLITQFRTLAATLPNGSDSLEAIFEQTGRINQYDPIQDYLVQADLALTHRLKLEPQRLDLAYALALSRVLQVDSHSAIAALKRVVQLDPQNPYAHAYLAFVYLYEWRGRDAQTALKPALSLNPNLPEVQALSGVAALMQGNLVKTWYFIEKLRN; this is encoded by the coding sequence ATGAACAACCGATTACAGTGGTGGAAAACGGGGAACCGCAAATATCTGGGAATTCTCGGACTAATTTGGCTAGCCAGCGCGTTGTGCGATCGCCTGTGGTTTGCGCTTGACAATTCTGTCCCGGCTTGGGATCAAGCGGATTATTTAACGGGTGCGTTAAATTATTGGCAAGCCTTGCAGCATCCGGAGTGGTTCTCTGGGGAATGGTGGACGAATTTCTGGCAACTTTCGTCTAAGATACCGCCGTTTACGTATATCGCTACGGCGATTATTCAACATGTTTTTGGTCGGGGAACGGATCAAGCCACACTGGTTCTATTACTCTTTCATGCTATTCTTATCGGTTCAGTTTATGGTTTAGGTGTCCAACTTTTCAACCGTCGGGTTGGATTATGGGCGGCTGGATTAACGGTGCTTTTACCGGGACTCTATCGCTATCGTTTAGAATTCCTGCTGGATTATCCCCTGACGGCTGTTGTTACACTTAGTTTCTTCTGTCTCACGGTTTGGCGAAATCAAGGTTTAATATCATCAGTTAAATTTGATGGAGACAAGGGAAAAGGAAATGATGACTGTTTAGGCGGACATGATAATGTTCACAATAACGATGGCGTTGGGTTTCGTATCTCAACCCAACCTACAAAATTGATCGGCAGCCGATCGCTTCAATCTCTACTCTGGGCAATAATCTTTGGCTTATCCCTGGGATTAGCGCTCATGGTTAAGCAAACGGCGCTATTCTTTCTATTTATCCCGATTGTCTGGGTGATTGTGGGGACTATTCGACGGCGATATTGGGGACGCTTGGTTCAATTAATCGTGGGATTGTTGGTGTCTGGGTTGGTATTTGCTCCCTGGTATCGCACCAACTGGCTACTCATTTTAACCTCTGGGAAACGAGCCACGTTAGATTCCGCGATCGCAGAGGGTGATCCGGCGCTGAACACTTTGGAGGCTTGGCTTTATTATGGGAAGATTTTACCTTTTTTGGTGTCGTGGGTTCTGTTGCTTGTGCCGATTGTGGGTTTGATTCTTTATTGGCGCAAAAAAGAGAGAGTTTGGGGTAGGGAAAGGGAGGATGTTTTTTCAACGCAGAGGGGCGCAGAGGTTAACGCAGAGGGGCGCAGAGGGTTTCAGAAAGGATATGGGTTGGGTGCGTTACGGTGGGATTTTTCTTGCGGTTGGCTGGCTGTGTTTTTGGTCGGGGGGTATTTACTATGTTCTCTGAATGTGAATAAGGATGCTCGGTATATTTTGCCATTGTTGTCTGTATTTTCGTTAGTTTTAGCATCGGGTTTGGTTCTATGGCAAGGGGGTTGGGGTAAGTCTGTTCGCTGGGGTACGGTGGGGTTTGCGTCTGTGTTAATGGTGCTGAATTTGTTTCCTTTGGGCGGTGGTTTTTTAACTAAAGTTCTTGCGCCGCGTGTTCAACATTTTCCTTATTTTGGACAACCTATTCCCCTGGATCAAGTGATTGATGAAATTATCCAAACTTCTCCGAATTTACAGACAACGTTAGGCGTATTACCATCAACCCCTGAAATTAATCAGCACAATTTAAATTATTATGGGGCGTTGCGAGATTTTCAGGTGTATGGGCGTCAGGTGGGAGTACGAGAAAAGCAAGTTGAACAGGATGCGCGATCGCTCTCTTGGTTTGTGACGAAAACAGGGGAGCAAGGTTCTGTTCCTGAGGCGCAAGCGGCTATAGTTGAGAAGGTTGAAAAAGGGGGCGAGTTCCAACTCCAGAAAACTTGGGATTTACCTGATGGAAGTCTGCTCAAGCTCTATCATCGACATCAGCCATTTTTCCAGGTAGAAAAAGTTAACAGAAAACAGTCAATTATCGGGACAGAGTTAGACCCAATTGTAGGGGCGGGTTTAGGAACTAACTTCAGATACCCACCAATAAATAAACAACAAAACCCGCCCTCTTCACCAATGAATGAACAACAAAATAAGCCCTTATTCAACAGCCTGTCCTTAAGCGTAGTCGAAGGATTAAATAAAATTCAATTAAATCGGGTGATTGTCCCAGAGACAGCCCCCCCTGGTTTACCTGTACCTGTTACCTATGAATGGACAGGGGATTGGCAACCGTTACAATCGGGAATTGTGCTATTAACCTGGCATTCGCTGGAAGCAGGATATCAATATCAATGGCTACATGATCATGGTATTGCCATGGGAAACTTGTTTCCAAAGTCCACAAACAACCGTCAACTATCAACCATCACCAATCCATCACCCAAATACCAGGTTATTGAACAGATGGCGATGTTACCTCCGGCAGATATCCCCGCAGGAACGTATACCTTAAAAGCAACCTATTTGAATCGAGAGACGGGGGAAACCTATCCGATATCAGTACCAGCCGTTCAAATAAAAATTGACCCAAAAGCGTCTACAACACCTGCACCGGAATTAGACCTAATTACCCAATTTCGGACATTAGCAGCGACTTTACCAAATGGTTCTGATTCCCTGGAAGCTATCTTTGAACAAACGGGTCGAATTAATCAGTATGACCCAATTCAGGATTACCTCGTGCAGGCAGACTTGGCGTTAACTCATCGGTTAAAGTTGGAACCGCAACGGTTAGATTTGGCGTATGCACTAGCTTTATCTAGAGTTTTACAGGTAGATTCCCACAGTGCGATCGCAGCGTTAAAACGGGTTGTCCAGCTTGATCCCCAAAATCCTTATGCTCATGCTTATCTTGCCTTCGTTTATTTATATGAATGGCGAGGTAGAGATGCTCAAACTGCGCTCAAACCTGCTTTAAGTCTCAACCCCAATCTGCCAGAAGTTCAAGCCCTTTCTGGTGTTGCTGCCCTGATGCAAGGAAATTTAGTCAAAACCTGGTATTTTATTGAGAAATTGAGAAATTAG
- a CDS encoding MotA/TolQ/ExbB proton channel family protein, with translation MSLNAFFSLGGVVMLPLLVLSILAIALILERINFWRRVTQRQNRLMREVLHLYQQNPPEAFLKLEQNSDLPIARIFLAALELKRPTPEQFRLALESAVQAELPILKRFNTAFETIISVSPLLGLLGTILGLIDAFAALRIGDIGGQTTVGVTGGISEALISTVAGLSVAIATLIFANTFRGLYRRQLALIQEYGGKLELIYLGYYERIK, from the coding sequence ATGTCATTGAACGCCTTTTTTTCCTTGGGTGGGGTCGTTATGTTGCCCCTATTAGTGCTTTCTATCTTAGCGATCGCGCTAATTTTAGAACGGATCAATTTTTGGCGGCGAGTCACCCAGCGCCAGAACCGCCTGATGCGAGAGGTGCTGCACCTCTACCAACAAAATCCCCCAGAAGCCTTTCTCAAGCTAGAACAAAACAGTGATCTGCCGATCGCCCGAATTTTTCTAGCGGCGTTGGAACTCAAACGTCCCACTCCCGAACAATTTCGACTCGCCCTCGAAAGTGCGGTGCAAGCGGAATTACCGATTCTCAAGCGGTTCAACACAGCATTTGAGACCATCATTAGTGTCTCACCTCTACTGGGACTTTTAGGTACAATTTTAGGCTTAATTGACGCCTTTGCCGCCCTACGGATTGGGGATATTGGCGGTCAAACCACCGTGGGTGTAACAGGGGGTATCAGTGAAGCCTTAATTTCCACCGTCGCCGGGTTGAGTGTCGCGATCGCGACTCTAATATTTGCTAACACCTTTCGCGGATTGTATCGACGCCAACTCGCCCTGATTCAGGAGTATGGGGGAAAGCTGGAACTGATTTATCTCGGTTATTACGAGCGAATTAAATGA
- a CDS encoding LmeA family phospholipid-binding protein codes for MLGGFAGLTNPSGTDWGERMLNTVASNTIRHLFTRSESVEVSVRCNPSSKLLQGSIDSFKMQGRGLVIRRQFRTEEMSFETDAVSLDFSSVLKGQIHLKQPTQAIAQVVLTEPDINQSFKAELVRKRLENISIPELEDITGGKPISFTDVQLKLLPNNRIQLFAKVNLPDQELVPISMTSTLAVERRRRILFKDSKFEPDTIPEELRGNSEALTDALDKILNNMVDLDRFNLDGVTMRINRLETQGQQLIFSGYAQIDRIPNTP; via the coding sequence ATGCTCGGTGGCTTTGCCGGTTTAACCAACCCGTCTGGTACAGATTGGGGCGAACGGATGCTCAATACCGTCGCTAGCAATACGATTCGCCACCTCTTTACTCGCAGTGAGTCTGTCGAGGTTTCGGTGCGCTGCAATCCCTCCAGTAAACTGTTACAGGGTAGCATTGACAGCTTTAAGATGCAGGGGCGAGGCTTGGTGATCCGTAGACAGTTTCGGACTGAGGAGATGTCCTTTGAAACAGACGCTGTGTCCTTGGACTTCAGTTCTGTCCTCAAGGGTCAGATCCACCTGAAGCAACCTACCCAAGCGATCGCCCAAGTCGTGTTGACAGAACCCGATATCAACCAGTCGTTTAAAGCCGAACTGGTGCGAAAGCGTTTAGAAAATATTTCCATTCCCGAATTGGAGGATATCACTGGGGGTAAACCAATTTCCTTCACCGACGTGCAACTCAAGCTGCTTCCCAATAACCGGATTCAGCTTTTTGCCAAAGTTAACCTTCCCGATCAGGAGTTAGTCCCGATTAGCATGACCTCAACTTTAGCTGTAGAACGGCGGCGGCGGATTCTGTTCAAAGACTCTAAATTTGAACCGGATACTATTCCAGAGGAATTGCGAGGCAATTCTGAAGCCTTGACCGATGCCCTGGATAAGATTTTGAATAATATGGTGGATCTGGATCGCTTCAATCTTGATGGCGTTACGATGCGAATCAATCGCCTAGAAACCCAAGGACAACAGCTGATATTCAGTGGTTACGCCCAAATTGATCGTATTCCTAATACTCCGTAA
- a CDS encoding gamma-glutamylcyclotransferase family protein — MSIQVFVYGTLKPGEVNYQRYCEGKVIAAQPAIALGQLFNLPIGYPAMIPGNSPVRGFLLTFTEPTLLTVLDQLEDYNPQRIPEDNEYYRQQVTIYDLANQSLGQAWIYLMQPERVQRLGGTLISSGWWNPMKSEL, encoded by the coding sequence ATGTCCATCCAGGTGTTTGTTTACGGGACTCTCAAACCTGGGGAAGTCAATTATCAACGCTACTGTGAAGGAAAAGTGATAGCCGCCCAACCTGCGATCGCGTTGGGTCAACTGTTTAATTTGCCCATCGGCTATCCAGCGATGATTCCTGGAAATAGTCCGGTGCGAGGATTTTTACTGACGTTTACTGAACCAACCCTTTTAACCGTTTTGGATCAGCTAGAAGACTACAATCCGCAGCGAATCCCAGAGGACAATGAATATTATCGGCAACAAGTGACTATTTATGATCTGGCGAACCAATCGTTAGGACAGGCTTGGATTTACCTGATGCAACCTGAGCGAGTGCAGCGTTTAGGGGGTACACTCATTTCTTCGGGTTGGTGGAATCCGATGAAGTCTGAATTATGA
- a CDS encoding anti-sigma factor family protein encodes MNSNFDAHNCSGQKAARDMDSLQRDRFELISAYIDGEVTAAERYQVQDWLANDANSQRLYARLMKLRQGLHQLPVPATQVTTQETANQVFSRIDRRRIRNTMVWGSAAIAAMFVSAFSGILPGSQFMPRLAQTPVTEEAAEPLMIAVNRPVIQIPKAKSASPENFIDSAIFNP; translated from the coding sequence ATGAACTCTAATTTTGATGCTCATAACTGTTCCGGGCAAAAAGCTGCCAGAGACATGGATAGTCTACAGCGCGATCGCTTTGAACTCATCAGTGCCTACATCGATGGTGAGGTGACAGCAGCCGAGCGCTATCAAGTGCAAGATTGGTTAGCCAATGATGCCAATAGCCAACGCTTGTATGCTCGACTGATGAAGCTACGCCAAGGGCTGCATCAGCTCCCCGTACCTGCCACTCAGGTAACCACTCAAGAGACGGCAAATCAGGTGTTTAGCCGCATTGATCGCCGCCGCATACGGAACACCATGGTTTGGGGGAGTGCCGCGATCGCCGCAATGTTTGTCAGTGCCTTTTCTGGGATACTCCCTGGTAGTCAGTTTATGCCACGGTTGGCTCAAACTCCTGTAACCGAAGAGGCGGCGGAACCTCTGATGATCGCCGTGAACCGTCCAGTTATCCAAATCCCCAAGGCTAAAAGTGCCTCGCCGGAAAATTTTATTGATTCTGCCATCTTCAATCCCTAA
- a CDS encoding sigma-70 family RNA polymerase sigma factor — translation MSQSISLSWSPVEVTPNNVTVQPEKLSNYDLILRCQDGITPDRAAFAELLRRYQSHVEKVLYHLAPDWQDRPDLAQEVWIRVYRNIKRLKEPVKFKGWLSRITTNLFYDELRKRKRVAPPLSLDAPRRMDDGEMDWEIAADGPSPEDNMATREFYAQLREAIKDLPEAFRTTIVLREIEGMAYEEIAEITGVSLGTVKSRIARARSRLQSQLQPYLDV, via the coding sequence ATGAGCCAATCGATTTCTCTATCCTGGTCCCCGGTTGAGGTCACACCAAATAATGTGACGGTGCAACCTGAAAAACTCTCGAACTACGATTTAATTTTGCGCTGTCAGGACGGTATTACTCCTGACCGGGCTGCTTTTGCTGAACTGCTACGCCGATATCAGTCCCATGTGGAGAAGGTTTTATACCATTTGGCTCCAGATTGGCAGGACAGACCCGACTTGGCGCAAGAAGTTTGGATTAGAGTTTACCGGAATATTAAGCGCCTCAAGGAACCCGTCAAATTTAAGGGTTGGTTGAGTCGTATCACGACCAATCTTTTCTATGACGAGCTACGCAAGCGCAAGCGGGTAGCTCCGCCATTGTCCCTGGATGCACCGCGTCGGATGGATGATGGTGAGATGGATTGGGAAATTGCTGCTGATGGTCCAAGTCCGGAAGACAATATGGCAACGCGGGAATTTTACGCCCAGCTACGAGAAGCCATTAAAGACTTGCCAGAAGCATTCCGCACGACTATTGTCTTGCGAGAAATTGAAGGGATGGCTTATGAAGAGATTGCCGAAATTACAGGGGTATCCCTGGGAACCGTCAAGTCGCGTATCGCTAGAGCCCGCTCAAGACTGCAATCTCAACTGCAACCCTATCTAGATGTTTAA
- a CDS encoding L,D-transpeptidase encodes MGGTFSLKTSLMLLCFGAAGLLLSVAWQQRQSIQLSSEIAQSVQRVFPGLEDESELDSPPLLGKYGEWIRERMTLDLRWGLDTPVPLAGLILPHPGASDVNAIAQVSLLTPHLNQAIVALDVRLVVDLSDAKVYSYWGEQEIASYPVAVGQPGWETPTGNFKVLRKQRNPIWRQPITGDLIPTGPDNPLGDRWIGFWSDEYHQIGFHGTNDEDLVGQPVSHGCLRMRNADIQALYEQIQVGTPILVRK; translated from the coding sequence ATGGGTGGAACCTTCTCACTAAAAACTAGCTTGATGCTGCTTTGCTTTGGAGCAGCAGGATTACTATTGTCAGTGGCGTGGCAACAACGTCAGTCGATACAGCTCTCCTCTGAAATTGCCCAATCGGTTCAGAGGGTATTTCCTGGATTGGAGGATGAGAGCGAGTTAGATTCACCTCCACTATTAGGCAAGTATGGTGAATGGATAAGAGAGCGAATGACCCTGGATTTGCGATGGGGTTTAGATACACCTGTTCCTTTAGCCGGATTAATTTTACCCCATCCAGGTGCTTCTGATGTAAACGCGATCGCCCAAGTATCATTACTAACTCCCCATCTCAATCAGGCGATCGTGGCTTTGGATGTGCGGCTAGTCGTGGATTTGAGTGATGCTAAGGTGTACAGTTACTGGGGGGAGCAAGAGATCGCGAGCTATCCGGTTGCTGTGGGTCAACCGGGTTGGGAAACGCCAACAGGTAACTTTAAGGTTCTCCGTAAACAGCGGAACCCCATCTGGCGACAACCGATTACGGGTGACTTAATCCCGACTGGACCCGATAACCCCTTAGGCGATCGCTGGATCGGATTTTGGTCTGACGAATACCATCAGATCGGCTTTCATGGTACTAATGATGAAGATCTAGTGGGTCAGCCAGTTTCTCACGGCTGCTTACGAATGCGAAATGCTGATATTCAGGCGTTGTATGAACAAATTCAAGTCGGAACGCCTATCTTGGTGCGGAAGTGA
- a CDS encoding late competence development ComFB family protein, protein MSIEKIVEQALQDGYLTPVMETEVGRICDTASELSIEEYMALDRLMGALLTGEVVAVPRKQFINVMEELVLTEAIAQVAEIEATSDQVLDVGDIAAYALNRLPPLYATTEEGAKYQRQRAKEELQDLITQQVDTAIMQNQHRPDFGSERQAIRRGSGKDLFQQVSSLLQDYAPNFEPKSDLKNP, encoded by the coding sequence ATGAGTATTGAAAAAATCGTAGAACAAGCTCTGCAAGATGGTTACTTAACCCCAGTCATGGAAACTGAGGTTGGGCGTATTTGTGATACAGCCTCAGAGCTTTCGATCGAAGAATATATGGCGTTGGATCGCCTGATGGGAGCGCTGTTGACGGGTGAAGTCGTCGCCGTTCCGCGCAAGCAGTTTATTAACGTGATGGAGGAGTTGGTACTCACCGAAGCGATCGCGCAAGTGGCGGAAATTGAAGCAACTAGCGATCAGGTGCTGGATGTGGGCGATATCGCCGCCTATGCTCTGAATCGACTGCCTCCTCTATATGCTACGACAGAAGAAGGGGCAAAATACCAACGTCAACGAGCCAAAGAAGAACTGCAAGACTTGATCACTCAGCAAGTTGATACGGCAATCATGCAAAATCAGCATCGACCCGATTTTGGCTCTGAACGCCAAGCGATTCGTCGAGGTAGCGGTAAAGATCTGTTCCAGCAGGTAAGTTCCTTACTCCAAGATTATGCCCCCAACTTTGAACCCAAATCTGATCTCAAAAATCCTTAG
- a CDS encoding M23 family metallopeptidase, whose protein sequence is MSALLPYSEDIKKARLNTQSLGFPSQTLSVTPRRFPAKPLGIKGRLTTALTVGIATVVAFTSQAAIALQVQVTPESPQLGDTLSVMIDTETTTQPPSVSIGQKIYPAFPVTANRYRALLPTTPLDKSGRLEFQVIGDGEVRNLAVFLKNRSFPTQRIRLSGSANRSATELELNRVAEFKTLVTPQKFWNGPLVKPNAGRVSTVFGVRRYYNGVFAEDYYHRGVDYAAGTGSPVLAPAAGRVALVGRESQGFNVHGNTVGIDHGQGVLSIMLHLNQIDVQEGDFVQAGQRIGTVGSTGASTGPHLHWGLYVHGIAVDPVPWRFDGIE, encoded by the coding sequence ATGAGCGCCCTTTTACCATACTCTGAAGACATTAAAAAAGCCAGACTCAACACCCAGAGTTTAGGATTCCCCAGTCAAACCCTTTCGGTCACTCCGCGACGTTTCCCTGCCAAACCATTGGGGATCAAAGGACGGTTGACCACAGCGCTAACTGTAGGTATAGCAACGGTTGTGGCGTTCACGAGTCAAGCCGCGATCGCGCTACAAGTGCAGGTGACTCCAGAAAGCCCTCAGTTAGGGGATACACTGTCGGTGATGATTGACACAGAAACCACAACTCAACCGCCAAGCGTGTCCATCGGGCAAAAAATCTATCCCGCCTTTCCTGTCACCGCCAATCGTTATCGCGCCTTACTCCCAACCACTCCTCTGGATAAATCCGGACGTTTAGAATTTCAAGTCATTGGGGATGGTGAGGTAAGAAACCTGGCTGTATTCCTGAAAAATCGATCATTTCCCACCCAGCGTATCCGACTATCGGGTAGTGCCAACCGATCCGCCACAGAACTGGAACTCAATCGGGTGGCTGAGTTTAAAACATTGGTGACGCCGCAAAAGTTCTGGAATGGACCCTTAGTCAAACCTAATGCAGGTCGAGTGTCTACAGTGTTTGGTGTGCGTCGTTATTATAACGGAGTATTCGCCGAGGATTATTATCATCGAGGCGTTGATTACGCGGCTGGAACAGGTTCACCTGTCTTAGCACCCGCCGCCGGACGAGTGGCGTTAGTGGGACGAGAATCACAGGGGTTTAATGTACATGGTAATACCGTCGGAATTGACCATGGTCAAGGGGTGTTGAGTATTATGCTGCACCTCAATCAAATCGACGTTCAAGAAGGAGATTTTGTCCAAGCCGGTCAAAGAATTGGTACAGTGGGTTCAACGGGGGCTTCTACGGGACCGCATTTGCACTGGGGACTGTATGTTCATGGCATTGCTGTAGATCCAGTACCCTGGAGATTTGACGGTATTGAATAA
- the ispF gene encoding 2-C-methyl-D-erythritol 2,4-cyclodiphosphate synthase, with protein sequence MNIRIGNGYDIHKLGNGRPLILGGVNIPHELGLLGHSDADVLTHAIMDAMLGALSLGDIGHYFPPTDPKWAGADSIELLSQVNQLVRSQGWQISNIDSVIVAERPKLKPHIKTMRDRISTTLALQPDQIGIKATTNEKLGPVGREEGIAAYAVALLVKEH encoded by the coding sequence ATGAATATCCGTATTGGGAACGGTTACGATATCCATAAACTGGGAAACGGACGCCCTTTGATTCTGGGGGGTGTAAACATTCCCCACGAATTGGGATTGCTAGGACATAGTGATGCAGATGTCCTCACCCATGCGATTATGGATGCCATGCTAGGCGCATTGAGTCTCGGCGATATAGGTCATTATTTTCCCCCCACCGACCCAAAATGGGCAGGAGCGGATAGTATAGAGTTATTGAGTCAGGTGAATCAGTTAGTGCGATCGCAGGGTTGGCAGATCAGCAATATTGATTCCGTCATCGTCGCCGAACGCCCCAAGCTCAAGCCTCACATCAAAACCATGCGCGATCGTATCAGCACAACTCTAGCATTACAACCCGATCAAATTGGGATTAAAGCCACCACGAATGAAAAATTAGGACCCGTGGGACGAGAAGAAGGTATAGCGGCTTATGCTGTAGCGTTATTAGTTAAAGAGCATTAG
- a CDS encoding pentapeptide repeat-containing protein, whose amino-acid sequence MSAYKFYRRSIAPDAETVNDDLFSVSRNQPPYLEIAHCTHANSPMKLQNHRIPEEQAEDVLTRAAQLYAQHNQSYSVQELIDAGTEAQIPSEFMEEAIHQIELENIQAEAQLRKAKRGKPLVMGVAIALPVLIALGVAGWLLQRNSVTNAAVSQPTQTEEAISPPTTASDANVAPSNFKCAGLTLNGADLSGKNLKGADCTNADLANANLAGANLEGANLSHSNLEGANLNGVNLNGADLAGANLAGANLDSANLEGANLSNTDLNNANLNNATIAGTDMAGANLDGANLNNAQK is encoded by the coding sequence TTGTCTGCTTATAAATTTTATCGCCGTTCAATTGCGCCAGACGCTGAAACCGTTAACGACGATTTATTCTCCGTTTCTCGGAACCAGCCACCTTATCTGGAAATTGCTCATTGTACTCACGCTAACTCTCCTATGAAACTGCAAAACCATCGAATTCCAGAAGAGCAAGCCGAAGACGTTTTGACGCGAGCTGCTCAACTCTATGCCCAGCACAACCAAAGCTATTCGGTACAAGAGCTAATCGATGCTGGAACCGAAGCCCAAATTCCATCAGAGTTTATGGAAGAGGCGATTCATCAGATTGAGCTAGAAAACATCCAAGCTGAAGCTCAACTCCGAAAAGCTAAACGTGGTAAACCTTTAGTTATGGGGGTCGCGATCGCACTTCCGGTGCTTATCGCCCTTGGTGTAGCTGGATGGTTGTTACAGAGAAATAGTGTAACCAATGCCGCCGTCAGTCAGCCCACCCAGACAGAAGAGGCGATATCCCCGCCCACTACAGCTAGTGATGCCAATGTCGCACCCAGTAACTTCAAATGTGCAGGCTTGACCCTCAACGGCGCTGATTTGAGTGGCAAAAATCTCAAAGGTGCCGATTGTACCAATGCCGATTTAGCCAATGCGAATTTGGCAGGAGCCAATCTCGAAGGCGCAAATCTAAGTCATTCTAACTTAGAAGGTGCTAATCTAAATGGCGTTAATCTCAACGGGGCAGATTTAGCGGGAGCGAATTTGGCAGGAGCCAACTTAGACAGTGCCAACCTGGAAGGCGCGAACCTGAGCAATACTGATTTAAACAATGCCAATCTCAACAACGCCACTATCGCAGGAACAGATATGGCGGGAGCTAACTTAGACGGGGCGAACTTGAATAATGCCCAAAAATAA
- a CDS encoding ferritin-like domain-containing protein has product MKELDLKKTIALLNTIMEFELAGVVRYTHYSLMIIGPNRIPIVNFFKAQASESLLHAQQVGEIITGLEGHPSQKIAPIEETYQHSVQDVLQESLNHEKKALDLYKDLLDVVEDASIYLEEFARGQIGQEEMHNIEIKKMMRDFSLGVTE; this is encoded by the coding sequence ATGAAAGAACTTGACCTGAAAAAGACCATTGCCCTGCTCAACACCATTATGGAGTTTGAGTTGGCTGGCGTCGTGCGTTACACTCATTACTCCTTGATGATCATTGGTCCCAACCGAATTCCCATTGTCAACTTTTTTAAGGCACAGGCTAGTGAGTCTCTACTCCACGCTCAACAGGTGGGAGAAATTATCACAGGCTTAGAAGGTCATCCCAGCCAAAAGATTGCGCCCATCGAGGAAACTTACCAACATTCTGTGCAGGATGTTTTACAGGAAAGCCTTAATCATGAGAAAAAAGCCTTAGATCTCTATAAAGACCTTCTGGATGTCGTGGAAGATGCTTCCATCTATCTCGAAGAATTTGCCCGGGGTCAAATTGGTCAGGAGGAAATGCACAACATAGAGATTAAGAAGATGATGCGTGATTTTAGCTTAGGGGTTACTGAATAA